Below is a genomic region from Granulicella sibirica.
GGCCGCGCCGATGATGACGGCGACGGCGAGGTCGACGACGTTGCCGCGCAGGATGAAATCACGAAATCCCTTGATCATGGTTGTATCTCCCGGGGTCGAACGGATAAATGCATTTGCGGGGGAAGTTTATCATCTGGCCGAACGGCCGCTGCCTCGGGCAAACGGTTCAGACCGAACGCCGGCAGAGACGATAGACTGGAAGGGCGCACGCAAGAGCCCTGTCCGTAAGAAAACAAAAAGGAACAAAGCATGATCGCCCGTTATACCCGCCCCGAGATGGGCCGCGTCTGGTCCGAAGAGAATAAATACCGCTGCTGGCTGACGGTCGAAGTCGCCGCCTCGCAGGCGCTTGCCCAGGCCGGCATCGTCCCGCAGGAAGCCGCCGATGCCATCCGCGACAAGGGCGACTTCACCGTCGCGCGGATCCAGCAGATCGAGGACGAGGTGAAGCACGACGTCATCGCCTTCACCACAACGGTCGCCGAGTACATCGGGCCCGAATCGCGCTGGCTGCACTACGGCCTCACCTCGACCGACGTCGTCGATACCGCGCAGGCGCTGCAGCTAAAGGAAGCCTCGGGGATCATCCGCGCCGGTATCGTCAAGCTGTCCGATGTGCTCGCCCGCCGGGCACTCGAGTTCAAGCACGCGCCCATCATCGGCCGCACCCACGGCGTCCATGCCGAGCCGACCACCTTCGGCCTCAAGCTGCTGCTCTGGTTCTCGGAGATGCAGCGTAACCTTACGCGCTTCAACGCAGCCGCCGAAGACCTTCGCGTCGGCAAGCTCTCGGGAGCGGTCGGCACCTTCGGACACCTCAAGCCCGAGCACGAAGAAGCCATTTGCGATGCGCTCGGTTTGCGGCCCGTCGACATCGCCACGCAGGTTGTGCAGCGAGATCGGCACGCGGCGTATATCTCGTCTCTCGC
It encodes:
- the purB gene encoding adenylosuccinate lyase, with product MIARYTRPEMGRVWSEENKYRCWLTVEVAASQALAQAGIVPQEAADAIRDKGDFTVARIQQIEDEVKHDVIAFTTTVAEYIGPESRWLHYGLTSTDVVDTAQALQLKEASGIIRAGIVKLSDVLARRALEFKHAPIIGRTHGVHAEPTTFGLKLLLWFSEMQRNLTRFNAAAEDLRVGKLSGAVGTFGHLKPEHEEAICDALGLRPVDIATQVVQRDRHAAYISSLAILCSTLDKIATEIRHLQRTEVREAEEFFSEKQKGSSAMPHKRNPIASEQISGLARVVRANAQTAYENIALWHERDISHSSAERVIVPDSTILADYLLAKTANLIDRLLVYPARMMKNLESTGGLIFSGQLLLDLAESGMLREDAYRLVQGHAMRAWKEDLVFRDEVAQDPAITERLSPEKLAHAFDYRRQLANVDAIFERVRKSAESA